The sequence GCGCAAATATACGAGGCGTTCGCGCATCGGCGCTTCCAGCCGATTGCTGGCCAGCGTCAGGCCTACCGCGCCCAGGCCCAGCGCAATCAGCGCCAGCGGACCGGCATCCAGGCGCAGCCAGAAACCGCCTTCGCGGCCCAGGGACCAGAAGCCAGCGGGCGTCATAGAATCGCGAATGAGAATAAATAGCACAATGTGCAGCGCCAGATGAAAGCGCCAGTAGCGCAGAGGGACGAGAGACAGTGTCAGGCCAATCAACAACAGCCCCGGCAATATGCGCGGCAGGTAGTCGGTAAGTAGGTAGGCCAGTGAGTCCATGATTGCCGGAAGTGGGGCAGCCCGGCGCTCTCAGTCAAGGCGAAACAATCGCCTGATCGCAGGCCAGGGACCGCCCTTTTGCCGGACAGGCCAGGCCGGGCAGCGGCAGGCGGGCCCGCCGGGGGACGTCCCGCAGGGCCGCAAAGTCGATAGCGGCGAACGCCATGAATAACCAACATTTGCTAGAAATTAGTGAGGTCATTTTAATATTATACGAATATTACTTAGTGCAAATTTGCGCAAACTGTTGACGGCGCGAATCAATATTCAACTATCCGACAGAATCATTTGCTGGCCGCACAGGGCCGCCAGCGAAGCGCAAGACGACATGAATCTCACACACAGTGTCGATCTGGAATTGCGATGCCACGACGTTAGCCTCCAGGCGCAGCTGCGCGCGCCGGAAAATCCGCGGGCACTGGTAATCTTCGCCGCCGGCAGCGGCCCCTCGCAACAGCGTCGGCGCAACATGCTGCTTGCTCAACTCTTGCAGCAACGCGGTCTGGCCACCTTCCAGTTTGATATGCTCAGTGCAGAAGAGGAGCAGGAAGATCAGGCAACGGCGCGCTTTCGTTTTGATATTCTGATGCTTTCGGAGCGCCTGAATTGCGCCCATGATTGGGCGCGCAAGCAGGCAGAACTGGAAAGCTTGCGCATTGGCTACTTTGCCGCCGGAACGGGCGCTGCAGCCGCCATGTTTGCCGCCGCAGATGGCGATGGAAGGCTGGGCGCCATCGTTTCACGGGGCGGACGGCCCGACCTGGCCGGACCGCGCCTGACGCGCGTTACTGCGCCAACGCTGCTGCTGGTCGGCGCCCTGGACATTCCTGCACTGCCGGTCAACCGCAAGGCCCTGGAAGCCTTGCGCTGTGAGAAGTCGCTGGAGATCGTCGAAGGCGCGTCGCACCTGTTCAGCGAGAACGGCGCGCTCGACAACGTAGCCAGACTGGCTGCCGACTGGTTTCTCAAGCACCTGGATCGGCGCTAAGGGCCTCCGCCGCTGGCGGCGTTTCGATCCAGATGGCGTGGTCCGTATCAAAGTACTCCTTCACGCGCTCGATTTGACCGTTGCGCAGGAAAAAGAGAAAGTGGTAGTGGTTGTTGTAGTCGCGCTGGCTTTTGTGCCGCCCGATGGATTCGGCGGTTACCGCAACGCGATTGTCCTCGGCGGTAATGTCGTGGAGAACAAATCGAAAACTGCGAAAGGAGCGAAAGATGCTCTTCAGCGTAACGCCGACCAGGCGCTTGTCCTTATGACCGGAGACCTTAGCGCGGCCAATCACCCACCAGTCGATGTCCTCAGCCACGCGCGCCAAGGCGCGCGCTACGTCGCCCTGGTTCAGATCCTCGAACAAATCCTTTACAAGTTGCTTGTTTTCTTGAATCACTGCCTGCACCCCCGGCGGAACTTTCTTTGCTACTAAAACAGTAGCGCAGGACTATGGCAAGCAAGAAAAGACAGAACCTGCGACGGCCCATCATGGAGCTGCTGGATCTCTTGGGCAAGCGCTGGATGCTGCGGATCTTCTGGGAGCTGCGCGATGGACAGGCCTGCAGCTTTCGCGACCTGCAGCAGCGCTGCGACGACCTCTCGCCCAGCGTTCTCAATGTTCGCCTCAAGGAGCTGCGCGCCGCCGGCTACCTGGCAGTGCAGGCCGATGGCTATGCACTGACGCCAACTGGTCTGGAGTTGCTGCAGATCCTGGGCGCCCTGAATGATTTTGCCGCAAAGCAAACTCGACGTTGAATGTCAGCCGCCGATGGCGCTGAGTTCAGCGCAGAGCTGCTGCAGCGGGACCGCCTCAATTCCGCGCTGCAGTGCAAAGCGTTCCTCGCCCGCATAGACGACGATTTTTCGCTGCGGGCGCACTGTTTCACAGGCCGCGTAGAAGCCTCTGGCCAGCGTCGGACTGAGGCTGCGCTTGATTTCAACGGCCCAGGGCTTCTTGCTTCCGGGAGGCTGCAACAGCAGGTCCAGTTCAGCTCCTCCCGCACTGCGGAAAAAATGCGCCTTGCTGGATACTGGCGCTGCAGCCAGCAAGGATTCGAGCACAAAAGTTTCCCAGCTGACGCCAACTACTGGATGACCCTGCAGCGACTCAAAGTCGGCAATGCCAAGCAGCGCATGCAGCAAACCGCAGTCGCGTACGTAGACCTTTGGCGCTTTCACCAGTCGCTTGCGAACATTTCCGTGCCAGGGACTCAGGCGGCGCACAAGCAAGAGATCAACTAACAGATCAATATAGGAAGCAATCGTCTTGCCATCGACCGAAAGCGACCGGGCGAGGGACGCAGCATTCAGCAAACCGCCCTGTTGGTGTGCAAGCATCGTCCAGAACCTGCGCAGCGTTTCTGCAGCGATGCGCGGACCAAGCTGGGGGATATCGCGCTCAAGGTAGGTTCGAATGAAGTCGTTTCGCCAGCGCAAACTGGCTGCATCATCGAGCGCCAGCAGACTGTCCGGAAATCCGCCGCGAAGCCAGAGCGCATCCAGAGAGTCCTGAGCTATTTCGCCCGCATCGATAGTTGAAAGTTCTACATAGCGTATGCGGCCCGCCAGAGACTCGCTTGATTGTTTCAGCAGTTCGATCGACGCAGAACCAAGAATTAAGAATCGACCTGATCGACGTCCGCGCCTTCGGCCCGCGTCCGCCAGTCCGCGCAGAATTGCAAACAGACCGGGCAGACGCTGGATCTCATCGAGGATGACCAAACTCTCTTCATGCTGCGACAGGTAGAGTTCTGGATCTGAAAGTTTTGCCCGGTCAGCGGGAGACTCGAGGTCCAAATAAACGGACCGTCGCCTGGCGGCTATCTGAAGCGCCAGCGTTGTCTTGCCGACCTGCCGCGGACCAAGCAATGCGACGACCGGGACTTCGCTCAGCGAGGCCTCAAGCTCCCCCTCCAACCGGCGAGAAATCATCTTTGAAATATTGGATCGATGCTCCATAATTGCAAGGAAAAAATCAGCAATTTGGACTTATCAGACGATCTGCCGCTGATGACCCTGCTGCGGACGGCAAAGGACGTCCATCGACCGCTTCCCGGCCAGAGGCGCGCTCTCAGCCAAATAGTACTGGGCAGGATTGACCCCTGGCTCAGCGCTCCCAGAGGACATTGCCTGTGAAAATACAACTGTTCAGACATGCTACGGCGATCATCGAATTTTCCGGAAAACGACTGCTGCTCGATCCGGTACTGGGGCCGGCCGGCGAGCGTCCCGGCTTCCCGACCAAAAGGGAAGGCCGGGGACGACGCAATCCGATCGTGGAGTTGCCCTTTGACGAGGTCGAACTGAAAGGGCTACTTTCCAGCATCGATGCTATCCTGGTGACACATACGCACATCGATCACTTTGACGACTTGAAGGGCCAGCGCCTGCCGCTTCAGCTGCCTGTGCTCTGCCAGCCGGAAGACGTCGCGCTGATGAAGAAGGCCGGCTTTGTCAAAATCCTGCCAATTCAAATGCAGCTGGACTGGGAAGGCATCAGGATAACGCGCACCGCCTGCTACCATGGCGGCGCCGTATTCCGCCGATTGCTTGGCCCCGCCTCCGGCTATGTCCTCCAAAACGGCAACGATTCGCTCTACATTGTGGGCGACAGCGTCTGGGCGCCGCCGGTGCAGCAAGCAATTCAACGCTTTCAGCCAAAACGACTGCTGCTGAATGGCGGCGGCGCACAGCTGCCGCTTGGTCGAACCATCACCATGGACGCCGAGGACATTTCTCAGCTCTGCCGGGCTACGCCAGACTCGAAAAAGATTGTAGTACATATGGAAGCTATGAATCATTGCCTGCTATCTCGCCCGGCGCTCAAGCAGCGACTGCAAGACGACGGCCTGCTGAACAATGTCTACATTCCCGCTGACGGGGAACTGGTAGAAGTTTAGGCGCAGTCTGGCGCAGGACGCAGGTACTACTTATGAAATCGGACAACGCAAAAAATAGCGTCGCACAGCTCTGGAGAATCACGGGCGGCCTGCTAATCCTGGCGGCGCTTGGTTTCATTGTCGTTTTTTCGCTTCTTGCGGCGTGGTTTGACTATCCGCAGATTCTGGAGCGCGGCGCCGGCGAGGCGTTGCCGCTCTTGCAGAAGGGCGGCGCCGGCCTTCATGCGGTGTGGATTGTCTACGCCTTGATTCCGTTCTTGATTCTGCCGGTAGCTGCTGGCCTGGAACGAATCCTCAGCCAGAGCGCCAGCGCTGCCATTGGCGCTCGCTTTGCCGTCCCCGCCGTTCTCTTTCTGGTTCTGGGGCTGGCGCGCTGGCCCAGCCTCAATTATCTGCTGGCCGAGCACTTCGCAAGCGCCAGCCCGGGCGACGCCGCGCAGATGCAAGCGGCGCTGCTCTTCGACGCCGGCAATCGCTATCTGGGAAATTATCTGGGCGAACTTGCCGGCGAGCTCTGCCTGAATAGTTGGTTTTTGTTTACTGCCCTGGGAATGCGCGGCAGCGCCTCCTTTCCGCGCTGGCTGTCCGCTTTTGGAATGCTGACGGCCGTTGTGGGACTGGTCAGCGCGCTGCGCATTGTACTGCCGCAACTGGAGCCGCTGAGCAATGTCAGCAACCTTCTGCTGCCGCTGTGGCTGCTGGGACTGGGCGGGTATTTGATGCGCGGCCCACGGGAAAAGTAGGCGCCTCTACCAGCGGGCGCGAAGGCTGCCAGTCAGCCGTGGGGCAGCGCGGACCTGGCATCTGGAATCGTCGCCGCTGCAGGCGCAAAAAATATACTCCAACCAGTAGAAAACGTTCAGGCCAAATTTCAGGAAATCATTCAGATCCGTTGCAGGGCCTTCCCGTCTCTTATTGGCCATACTGCCTGGTCTACTTCAGCAGCGCCGCCAGCTCCTCACGTGAGATGCCAGAATCTGTGGACTGCACCCCTGAAAGCGTTGCTTCGAACAGCGCCCGCTTTTTTCCCTGCAATGCAATTACGCGCTCCTCCACCGAGCCCCTGGAGACCATTTTGTAGATCATCACCGGACGCGTCTGGCCAATGCGATGGGCGCGATCGGAGGCCTGATTTTCCGCCGCCGGATTCCACCAGGGGTCCAGATGAATCACAGTGTCGGCGCGGTTCAAAGTCAGGGCGACGCCGCCGGCGCGCAGACTGATCAAAAAGAATTTTCTTTCGCCTCCCTGAAATGCGGCAACCTGTTTGGCGCGCGACTTTGCCGCAGTATTGCCGTCGATACGGAAAACGCTGTGACCGAGGCCGGCCAGCGCTCGCTGGACTACATCCAGCATGTCCGTGAATTGACTGAAAATCAGAACGCCCGAAGTTGTTTCGGCAAGCTCCTCGGCAATTTCCAGTAGATGTGCCACTTTTCCCGATTGTTCCAGCGTACAGCGCGCCGCATCGTGAAGATCGGGGTGACAGGCGATGCGTCGCAAGCGCATCAGATGCGGCAAGAGTCGCATGAGATAGTCCTGCCCGGCGGAGGCCAGCTCTTCCTGTGCTGCGCGGCGATACTCTTCATAGATGGAAGCCTGACGATCGTGCATCGGCAGAACCAGAATGCTTTCCGTCTTAGGCGGAAGATCGCGCAGAACCTGATCCTTGGAGCGCCGTAGCATGAAAGCATTCAGGCGCTGGTGCAGCCAGCCAAGCTCCTCTTGATCGAGTCCGACGCCCTGTTCCCCTTTCATCCGGGCCAGAAAGGAGCGCCGGGCGCCCAGAATGCCGGGGAAGCACAGATCGGAAAGCGACCACAATTCGCCCAGATGGTTCTCCAGCGGCGTGCCGGTCAGACAGAAGATGCTCTCGGCCTTCAGCGAGCGCACGGCCCGCGAAGCCTGTGAACTCTGGTTCTTCAGATTCTGAGCTTCGTCAATCACGATCGCTTGAAACTTAAACGTTTTAAAATCTTCAATATCACGTAGCAAAACGCCGAAGGAAGTAACAATGACGCCTTTGCTGGCAAGCCTTTGATTCTTGCGCTCGCTGCCATGCCAGACAGACAACGGCAAATGCGGACAGAAGCGCTGCGCCTCGCTGCTCCAGACGCCAAGAGCCGCCACCGGGGCAACGATCAGGACGGGCCCTTTGCTTCCACGCGCCGCAAGCGCCGATAGAAAATACAACGCCTGAATTGTTTTGCCGAGACCCATGTCGTCGGCCAGAATGCCGCCCATCCCGCGGGAAAAGAGTCGGAACAGGAACTTCGCTCCATCCAGCTGATAGGAACGCAACGTCCCCAAAAATTCCGGCTGTTTTTCGATGGCGAGATCTTCGTCTGGCGCCCCATTCCAGCGTTTCAACAGAGAGGC is a genomic window of Leptospirales bacterium containing:
- a CDS encoding nuclear transport factor 2 family protein; translated protein: MIQENKQLVKDLFEDLNQGDVARALARVAEDIDWWVIGRAKVSGHKDKRLVGVTLKSIFRSFRSFRFVLHDITAEDNRVAVTAESIGRHKSQRDYNNHYHFLFFLRNGQIERVKEYFDTDHAIWIETPPAAEALSADPGA
- a CDS encoding MBL fold metallo-hydrolase, encoding MKIQLFRHATAIIEFSGKRLLLDPVLGPAGERPGFPTKREGRGRRNPIVELPFDEVELKGLLSSIDAILVTHTHIDHFDDLKGQRLPLQLPVLCQPEDVALMKKAGFVKILPIQMQLDWEGIRITRTACYHGGAVFRRLLGPASGYVLQNGNDSLYIVGDSVWAPPVQQAIQRFQPKRLLLNGGGAQLPLGRTITMDAEDISQLCRATPDSKKIVVHMEAMNHCLLSRPALKQRLQDDGLLNNVYIPADGELVEV
- a CDS encoding ATP-binding protein, with product MEHRSNISKMISRRLEGELEASLSEVPVVALLGPRQVGKTTLALQIAARRRSVYLDLESPADRAKLSDPELYLSQHEESLVILDEIQRLPGLFAILRGLADAGRRRGRRSGRFLILGSASIELLKQSSESLAGRIRYVELSTIDAGEIAQDSLDALWLRGGFPDSLLALDDAASLRWRNDFIRTYLERDIPQLGPRIAAETLRRFWTMLAHQQGGLLNAASLARSLSVDGKTIASYIDLLVDLLLVRRLSPWHGNVRKRLVKAPKVYVRDCGLLHALLGIADFESLQGHPVVGVSWETFVLESLLAAAPVSSKAHFFRSAGGAELDLLLQPPGSKKPWAVEIKRSLSPTLARGFYAACETVRPQRKIVVYAGEERFALQRGIEAVPLQQLCAELSAIGG
- a CDS encoding helix-turn-helix transcriptional regulator, whose amino-acid sequence is MASKKRQNLRRPIMELLDLLGKRWMLRIFWELRDGQACSFRDLQQRCDDLSPSVLNVRLKELRAAGYLAVQADGYALTPTGLELLQILGALNDFAAKQTRR
- a CDS encoding DUF4386 domain-containing protein, with product MKSDNAKNSVAQLWRITGGLLILAALGFIVVFSLLAAWFDYPQILERGAGEALPLLQKGGAGLHAVWIVYALIPFLILPVAAGLERILSQSASAAIGARFAVPAVLFLVLGLARWPSLNYLLAEHFASASPGDAAQMQAALLFDAGNRYLGNYLGELAGELCLNSWFLFTALGMRGSASFPRWLSAFGMLTAVVGLVSALRIVLPQLEPLSNVSNLLLPLWLLGLGGYLMRGPREK